Proteins co-encoded in one Arachis hypogaea cultivar Tifrunner chromosome 13, arahy.Tifrunner.gnm2.J5K5, whole genome shotgun sequence genomic window:
- the LOC112733204 gene encoding neutral/alkaline invertase 3, chloroplastic isoform X2 — MSLGASKAVVQVLCRPVTQTGYSEYLVNSSDLTLHSTFQVKCVKKKPPRHRHSIRCSSMLLSQLRRIHQLRPMGVSLVNYMNYSGSWLQTCKCQQSESASGITAGDGNGAWFVNNIETSNSVNNLANAKSIIEFQDVQQLKQEKVLTSKIANGTIPDSFSIEEEAWDLLRESIVHYCGSPIGTIAAKDPTSSNVLNYDQVFIRDFIPSGIAFLLKGEHDIVRNFILYTLQLQSWEKTMDCHSPGQGLMPASFKVRTVPLDGDDSATEEVLDPDFGEAAIGRVAPVDSGLWWIILLRAYGKCSGDLSVQERIDVQTGIKMILRLCLADGFDMFPTLLVTDGSCMIDRRMGIHGHPLEIQALFYSALLCAREMLTPEDGSADLIRALNNRLVALSFHIREYYWIDMKKLNEIYRYKTEEYSYDAVNKFNIYPDQISPWLVEWMPNKGGYLIGNLQPAHMDFRFFSLGNLWSVVNSLATMEQSHAILDLIEAKWSDLVAEMPFKICYPALEGQEWQIITGSDPKNTPWSYHNAGSWPTLLWQLTVACIKMNRPHIAAKAVEIAERRISRDKWPEYYDTKRSRFIGKQSRLFQTWSIAGYLVAKLLLTDPSKANILITEEDSELVNALITANPRGKRGRKNLKQTYIV; from the exons ATGTCATTGGGAGCATCAAAGGCAGTTGTTCAGGTTCTGTGCAGGCCTGTGACTCAAACTGGTTACAGTGAGTACCTTGTGAACTCTTCGGATTTGACATTACATTCCACATTTCAAGTAAAATGTGTGAAGAAAAAACCCCCAAGGCATAGGCATTCGATAAGGTGTTCTAGCATGCTTCTAAGTCAGTTACGAAGAATTCATCAACTTCGACCGATGGGTGTTAGTTTGGTCAATTATATGAACTATAGTGGGTCATGGTTGCAGACATGCAAATGCCAGCAATCAGAGAGTGCAAGTGGCATAACTGCAGGAGATGGAAATGGAGCATGGTTTGTGAATAATATTGAAACATCAAATTCAGTAAACAACTTGGCGAATGCAAAGTCTATTATTGAGTTCCAAGATGTTCAACAACTGAAACAAGAAAAGGTTTTGACATCTAAGATTGCAAATGGAACTATCCCAGATAGCTTCTCCATTGAGGAAGAAGCATGGGATCTACTAAGGGAATCTATAGTTCATTATTGTGGCAGTCCTATAGGAACTATTGCTGCAAAGGATCCAACCAGTTCCAATGTTTTAAATTATGACCAGGTCTTCATTCGAGATTTCATTCCTTCTGGAATAGCTTTCCTATTGAAGGGCGAGCATGATATTGTTCGCAATTTTATCCTTTATACACTTCAATTGCAG AGCTGGGAGAAAACAATGGATTGTCATAGTCCTGGACAAGGTTTGATGCCTGCTAGTTTTAAGGTTAGGACTGTTCCTCTAGATGGTGATGATTCTGCAACAGAAGAGGTTTTGGATCCTGACTTTGGTGAGGCAGCAATTGGCCGTGTTGCTCCAGTTGACTCCG GATTGTGGTGGATTATTTTATTACGAGCTTATGGAAAATGCTCCGGTGATCTGTCTGTTCAGGAGAGGATTGATGTGCAAACAGGAATTAAGATGATTTTGAGATTGTGCCTTGCCGATGGTTTTGACATGTTTCCAACGCTATTAGTAACTGATGGTTCTTGCATGATAGATCGGAGAATGGGAATTCACGGGCATCCTTTGGAGATTCAG GCACTATTTTATTCTGCCTTACTTTGTGCTCGGGAGATGCTTACTCCGGAAGACGGATCAGCAGATCTTATACGAGCATTGAACAATCGTCTAGTAGCTCTTTCATTTCATATTAGAGAATATTACTGGATTGATATGAAAAAGTTAAATGAGATTTATCGGTATAAGACAGAGGAGTACTCATATGATGCAGTTAACAAGTTCAACATATACCCAGACCAGATTTCTCCTTGGTTAGTAGAATGGATGCCAAACAAAGGAGGTTATCTTATTGGTAACCTGCAACCGGCTCACATGGATTTTCGATTCTTTTCACTTGGAAACTTGTGGTCCGTGGTAAACAGCTTGGCCACGATGGAGCAATCACATGCAATATTGGACCTCATTGAAGCCAAATGGTCGGATTTGGTAGCAGAGATGCCATTCAAGATCTGTTATCCTGCTCTCGAAGGTCAGGAGTGGCAGATAATCACAGGCAGCGATCCTAAGAACAC gCCTTGGTCCTACCATAATGCAGGCTCCTGGCCAACATTGCTATGGCAG CTCACTGTTGCATGCATAAAGATGAATAGACCTCACATTGCTGCAAAAGCTGTTGAAATTGCTGAGAGAAGAATATCCAGAGACAAGTGGCCGGAATACTATGACACAAAGAGATCTCGGTTCATTGGAAAGCAATCGCGACTGTTCCAGACTTGGTCGATTGCAGGATATCTCGTGGCGAAGCTGCTGCTCACTGACCCGAGCAAAGCAAATATACTGATTACCGAAGAGGACTCTGAACTTGTGAATGCCTTGATTACTGCAAATCCCAGAGGGAAGCGTGGTCGGAAGAATTTGAAGCAGACCTACATTGTATGA
- the LOC112733204 gene encoding neutral/alkaline invertase 3, chloroplastic isoform X1 has protein sequence MLWTTLPRVMLLLLFFFFSLVLVAYLVKPLRSFFQSDMSLGASKAVVQVLCRPVTQTGYSEYLVNSSDLTLHSTFQVKCVKKKPPRHRHSIRCSSMLLSQLRRIHQLRPMGVSLVNYMNYSGSWLQTCKCQQSESASGITAGDGNGAWFVNNIETSNSVNNLANAKSIIEFQDVQQLKQEKVLTSKIANGTIPDSFSIEEEAWDLLRESIVHYCGSPIGTIAAKDPTSSNVLNYDQVFIRDFIPSGIAFLLKGEHDIVRNFILYTLQLQSWEKTMDCHSPGQGLMPASFKVRTVPLDGDDSATEEVLDPDFGEAAIGRVAPVDSGLWWIILLRAYGKCSGDLSVQERIDVQTGIKMILRLCLADGFDMFPTLLVTDGSCMIDRRMGIHGHPLEIQALFYSALLCAREMLTPEDGSADLIRALNNRLVALSFHIREYYWIDMKKLNEIYRYKTEEYSYDAVNKFNIYPDQISPWLVEWMPNKGGYLIGNLQPAHMDFRFFSLGNLWSVVNSLATMEQSHAILDLIEAKWSDLVAEMPFKICYPALEGQEWQIITGSDPKNTPWSYHNAGSWPTLLWQLTVACIKMNRPHIAAKAVEIAERRISRDKWPEYYDTKRSRFIGKQSRLFQTWSIAGYLVAKLLLTDPSKANILITEEDSELVNALITANPRGKRGRKNLKQTYIV, from the exons ATGCTTTGGACCACACTTCCACGTGTCAtgctgctgcttctttttttttttttttcccttgttCTA GTAGCATATTTAGTTAAGCCGTTACGGTCCTTCTTTCAAAGCGATATGTCATTGGGAGCATCAAAGGCAGTTGTTCAGGTTCTGTGCAGGCCTGTGACTCAAACTGGTTACAGTGAGTACCTTGTGAACTCTTCGGATTTGACATTACATTCCACATTTCAAGTAAAATGTGTGAAGAAAAAACCCCCAAGGCATAGGCATTCGATAAGGTGTTCTAGCATGCTTCTAAGTCAGTTACGAAGAATTCATCAACTTCGACCGATGGGTGTTAGTTTGGTCAATTATATGAACTATAGTGGGTCATGGTTGCAGACATGCAAATGCCAGCAATCAGAGAGTGCAAGTGGCATAACTGCAGGAGATGGAAATGGAGCATGGTTTGTGAATAATATTGAAACATCAAATTCAGTAAACAACTTGGCGAATGCAAAGTCTATTATTGAGTTCCAAGATGTTCAACAACTGAAACAAGAAAAGGTTTTGACATCTAAGATTGCAAATGGAACTATCCCAGATAGCTTCTCCATTGAGGAAGAAGCATGGGATCTACTAAGGGAATCTATAGTTCATTATTGTGGCAGTCCTATAGGAACTATTGCTGCAAAGGATCCAACCAGTTCCAATGTTTTAAATTATGACCAGGTCTTCATTCGAGATTTCATTCCTTCTGGAATAGCTTTCCTATTGAAGGGCGAGCATGATATTGTTCGCAATTTTATCCTTTATACACTTCAATTGCAG AGCTGGGAGAAAACAATGGATTGTCATAGTCCTGGACAAGGTTTGATGCCTGCTAGTTTTAAGGTTAGGACTGTTCCTCTAGATGGTGATGATTCTGCAACAGAAGAGGTTTTGGATCCTGACTTTGGTGAGGCAGCAATTGGCCGTGTTGCTCCAGTTGACTCCG GATTGTGGTGGATTATTTTATTACGAGCTTATGGAAAATGCTCCGGTGATCTGTCTGTTCAGGAGAGGATTGATGTGCAAACAGGAATTAAGATGATTTTGAGATTGTGCCTTGCCGATGGTTTTGACATGTTTCCAACGCTATTAGTAACTGATGGTTCTTGCATGATAGATCGGAGAATGGGAATTCACGGGCATCCTTTGGAGATTCAG GCACTATTTTATTCTGCCTTACTTTGTGCTCGGGAGATGCTTACTCCGGAAGACGGATCAGCAGATCTTATACGAGCATTGAACAATCGTCTAGTAGCTCTTTCATTTCATATTAGAGAATATTACTGGATTGATATGAAAAAGTTAAATGAGATTTATCGGTATAAGACAGAGGAGTACTCATATGATGCAGTTAACAAGTTCAACATATACCCAGACCAGATTTCTCCTTGGTTAGTAGAATGGATGCCAAACAAAGGAGGTTATCTTATTGGTAACCTGCAACCGGCTCACATGGATTTTCGATTCTTTTCACTTGGAAACTTGTGGTCCGTGGTAAACAGCTTGGCCACGATGGAGCAATCACATGCAATATTGGACCTCATTGAAGCCAAATGGTCGGATTTGGTAGCAGAGATGCCATTCAAGATCTGTTATCCTGCTCTCGAAGGTCAGGAGTGGCAGATAATCACAGGCAGCGATCCTAAGAACAC gCCTTGGTCCTACCATAATGCAGGCTCCTGGCCAACATTGCTATGGCAG CTCACTGTTGCATGCATAAAGATGAATAGACCTCACATTGCTGCAAAAGCTGTTGAAATTGCTGAGAGAAGAATATCCAGAGACAAGTGGCCGGAATACTATGACACAAAGAGATCTCGGTTCATTGGAAAGCAATCGCGACTGTTCCAGACTTGGTCGATTGCAGGATATCTCGTGGCGAAGCTGCTGCTCACTGACCCGAGCAAAGCAAATATACTGATTACCGAAGAGGACTCTGAACTTGTGAATGCCTTGATTACTGCAAATCCCAGAGGGAAGCGTGGTCGGAAGAATTTGAAGCAGACCTACATTGTATGA